A window of the Halichoerus grypus chromosome 2, mHalGry1.hap1.1, whole genome shotgun sequence genome harbors these coding sequences:
- the ANKRD34B gene encoding ankyrin repeat domain-containing protein 34B, whose protein sequence is MDEGVEISSDGNSLIKAVHQSRLRLTRLLLEGGAYINESNDRGETPLMIACKTKHVDHQSVSKAKMVKYLLENNADPNIQDKSGKTALMHACLEKAGPEVVSLLLSSGADLSLQDHSGYSALVYAINSEDRETLKVLLSACKAKGKEVIIITTAKSPSGRHTTKQYLNMPPVDIDGCHSPASCATPSEIDIKTASLPLSHSSETEMTLFGFKGLEPSGSSDDTQDPGSPMRKAAMASNGPKLPQAPTWIKSPPLLMHQNRVASLQEELQDITPEEELSYKTNALALSKRFITRHQSIDIKDTAHLLRAFDQASSRKMSYDEINHQSFFSEGSQQCIEIPADPDPDSNQTIFASTLRSIVQKRNSGANHYSSDSQLSAGLTPTTLEDGKALIGKKKIFSPSPSLLSGPKELLENISPGPLSRRNHALLERRGSGAFSLDHNITQARSGFLPPLNVNPHPPISDLNVNNKISSLLSCGQKVLMPTVPMFPKEFKSKKMLLRRQSLQTEQIKQLVNF, encoded by the coding sequence ATGGATGAAGGTGTAGAAATTTCAAGTGATGGAAATTCCCTCATCAAAGCAGTCCATCAGAGCCGGCTTCGCCTCACAAGACTCTTGCTAGAAGGTGGTGCCTACATTAATGAGAGCAATGACCGTGGGGAAACCCCTTTAATGATTGCTTGTAAGACCAAACATGTTGATCACCAGAGTGTCAGTAAAGCCAAAATGGTTAAATACCTATTAGAAAACAACGCTGATCCCAACATACAGGACAAATCTGGGAAAACTGCTTTGATGCACGCTTGCTTAGAAAAAGCTGGTCCTGAAGTTGTTTCCTTGCTCCTAAGCAGTGGGGCTGATCTCAGCTTGCAAGACCATTCTGGTTATTCAGCCCTTGTTTATGCTATAAATTCAGAGGATAGAGAAACCCTGAAAGTTCTACTTAGCGCTTGCAAGGCAAAAGGGAAAGAGGTCATTATCATAACAACAGCTAAATCACCCTCTGGTAGGCACACTACCAAACAGTACTTAAATATGCCTCCTGTAGATATAGATGGGTGTCATTCCCCAGCCTCCTGTGCCACTCCTTCAGAAATAGACATAAAAACAGCCTCATTGCCACTTTCacattcttctgaaactgaaaTGACACTTTTTGGCTTTAAAGGTCTGGAGCCCTCAGGAAGTAGTGATGATACACAggacccaggctcccctatgAGGAAGGCTGCTATGGCCTCTAATGGGCCCAAGCTACCCCAGGCTCCAACCTGGATCAAGAGTCCTCCCTTATTAATGCACCAAAACAGAGTGGCCTCCTTGCAAGAGGAGCTCCAGGATATTACTCCAGAGGAAGAATTATCCTACAAAACCAATGCACTGGCACTTTCCAAGCGATTCATTACTAGGCACCAAAGTATTGATATAAAAGACACTGCACATTTGCTAAGAGCCTTTGATCAGGCCAGCTCAAGAAAGATGTCATACGATGAAATAAATCATCAGTCATTTTTTTCAGAAGGAAGCCAGCAATGCATTGAAATCCCTGCTGACCCAGATCCAGACTCTAACCAGACAATCTTTGCTTCCACCTTAAGAAGTATAGTTCAAAAAAGAAACTCAGGGGCAAATCACTACAGCTCTGATTCCCAGCTCTCGGCTGGTCTTACCCCTACAACTCTAGAAGATGGCAAAGCActtataggaaagaaaaaaatcttctcGCCATCTCCTTCCCTGTTGTCAGGGCCCAAAGAATTGCTGGAGAATATCTCACCAGGTCCCTTGAGCAGGAGAAATCATGCACTTTTAGAAAGGCGTGGTTCAGGAGCTTTCTCTTTAGATCACAATATTACTCAAGCCAGGTCAGGATTTCTGCCACCCTTAAATGTGAATCCTCACCCCCCCATCTCAGATCTCAATGTCAATAACAAGATTTCCAGCCTCCTTTCTTGTGGTCAAAAAGTGCTTATGCCAACAGTTCCTATGTTCCCTAAAgaattcaaaagtaaaaaaatgttgTTAAGGAGACAATCATTGCAAACAGAACAAATTAAGCAATTagtaaatttttaa